One genomic segment of Arachis duranensis cultivar V14167 chromosome 4, aradu.V14167.gnm2.J7QH, whole genome shotgun sequence includes these proteins:
- the LOC107484452 gene encoding uncharacterized protein LOC107484452, translating to MALIKKGLPPKLEDPGSFFLPCTIRRLTINKAMCDLGASINLMPSSLVKKLCIEEVKPIQMFLELVDKSVICPRGVIENLLVKVDKFIFPADFMVLDSDEDEGDSIILGRPFLAISRAVIDVEWCTNL from the coding sequence ATGGCATTGATTAAAAAAGGGCTTCCCCCTAAGCTTGAAGACCCTGGAAGTTTCTTTCTGCCTTGTACCATTCGGAGATTGACCATCAACAAGGCAATGTGTGACTtaggggcaagtatcaacctaatgccCTCTTCTTTGGTGAAAAAGCTTTGTATAGAGGAAGTGAAGCCAATACAAATGTTTCTAGAACTAGTGGATAAGTCAGTGATATGTCCCAGGGGTGTGATTGAAAACCTTCTAGTTAAGGTGGACAAATTCATATTTCCTGCGGATTTTATGGTCTTAGACTCAGATGAGGATGAAGGTGATTCCATTATACTTGGGAGACCATTCTTGGCCATTTCTAGAGCCGTTATAGATGTagagtggtgcacgaatttatga